GACGGGGATTATGCCCTGGGGGAAGAGGTGGCAGGGGGACTCTGTGAGTTCTCTCCACCGCATATCGGGATGTAATCGTCTCCTTCCCAAACACCTCCAGCAGCCACCTTTCCACAAATTCAGTGGGGTCTCTTCCTTCCATCATCTCAGGGAGACccacaattttatttattaaatttattacATCTTAttctgttctcaaggtcatcaGCGCGTTGATCTACAGCTGCAACCATCCTggtgttatgttgtgagtctctTATCAGAGGGGGAAGCTTGTCCTCTCTGTCACTGATCCTGCATTCAGCAGCAGTGGTTCTTTCTCTGATCTTTTGTATATCCTGCCTTATCAAAGATACTTCCTCCTTCAGACCACCATAGCGTTCTTGCAAAGTATTAACTGAGGCAGTACATTTAATAACAGCTCTCAGGATCTCAGCTGATGTAGGCTGCACAGACTCCTCATCCTCACTGCCCTCTTCCAGCTCTTCTGACTGTGGAGCCATAAAGTTTGCATCTGTGCACTCAGGAACTCCTTCCTCAATATTCCCTTGTGCCATGAGTTCACCCTCAGACTGCCCCCCCTCCTTGGCTGGGTCAGTAATATTCAGGGATTCTGCTAGCTTCTGGGCATAATAACGGATGTCTTTAGGGGGGGTCACCACTGGTATTCTTAGGGGTTTCGTGAGGactcaaagtttttttttgttttatcggTGCCACGCTGTGTGCACTGCTGGAACCCCCGCAGCGGCGCCATTTTGGATCTCCAGGCACTGCACCTCTTCCTTGCTCTTTCCCCTCAATACCATCATGGATTCCTTCAGTTCAGGTAGCTCAGCAGGGTCTCACTAGGTTCAGGAGTAGTCCTATAGCCGTTAGACAGCACTGTGAAGCCGGGAACAGGATCAATTATGATCCTGTTCCCGGAAGCTGCTACTTCCTGTGAGGAAGCTGTGAGGAAGCTGCTACTAACATACCGGTCCAGGCTATGCCCCCAATCAAGGGATATTTAAATGTAATGAAAGATGGTTATGAGCAAGCAGCTAATTGTTATTTAAACAATATACATAGTTGGTAAGTTTTACATTTTCCCCTGTATACTGTGCTCACTAAGCTGCACGTCCaagagttttttgaaactatcaatacttcccgctgacaccaccgattgtggaagtgagttccacatccttaataccctgacagtgaaaaaccctctatgcagcttaaggttaaactgcttctcctccaatttcattaaGTGGCcttgtgtcttcttacactccctgggactaaaTCGTTTTTTTCCTATGCTAAAATCCCCATTAAGGTACAGTatctgtatattgctatcatatctcctctcaagtgtctcttctcgagggagaataagtttaatactTGTAGTCATTccgcataactgaggtcctccagtccccttattcattttgttgcacTTCTcttgactctctccagttccagcacatccttcttgaggattgGTGAACAGAACtagatggaatactccagatgtggccacaCAGGAGTTTTATAAAGTgactggagtaaattcccttttttaatgcatgttaatattctgctagctttgcttgctgcagcttgacattgcctgTTATTGcggagtctgtcatctactaggaccttcaGATcgttttccatcctggattcccccagaggttctcctcctagcgAGTAACttatattcatatttttagccccaaagtgcattattttacatttttcaacattaaacctgatTTGCCACACAATAGCCCACtcctttattttattgaggtctttgtgtaaagtttctatatccagctgtgaagttattgccctgcttagttttgtatcatcagcaaacactgagatatTTTATCTCATCCTCTATAACATTTATGGTGaatgtatcgaatgcttttgcaaaatctagatacaccacaccCACAGGCattactttatctagatggcagctcacttcttcataggatgttaacagattggtttggcaagaaaggcCTTTTGTAaagccatgctgattactactaatgatattaATTTTAGTAgatactaatgatactgttttcatagCAAATTCAtgtttatagtcccttatcatctcctccaatagtttacatactatcgatgttagactgactggcctgtagtttcaaGGACAGAGTACATCTCTcgttttttgtatatttgtaccacaATGGCCTTTTGCCAATCAGATGGTACAATTCCTGCCAGTATGTTGTTCATAACAGATAGAAATAGCGGTCTAGCTATAATCTGGTTTGGGTTAAGCCTTCCGGTCCTAgcgatttatttgtgttaagctttttcagtttttttggacactggcttctgttagccacaagggtacattcctTGATGTGTTATTAATTGTACAGTCTTTATTACTATATTCCTACTTTTTCATTGtaaaaaactgaggagaagaatgcatgTAGTACAATTGCCTTCTCCGcgctcttatatcataaattacatatcatgaatcaccatagtgaataaacaaataaatcttcattttatttataaaaatctgtcttagAACTAATATGCATAATTATGGCTGCATAATAATTAGGGATGGCTGTGGATTAAATCAGATTGGCCCAGGCTGGTTATGAACTATATAAAAGCAGTCAGACGTATCCAAGCACACAACCCCTGAAGATGTCAGATGTACGCTGATGAAACGGCGTTGGGTCGTGTTTGAGATCATTTTTTCCAGTCAGCTGGAATGCAGGTGGAACGCTAAACGGCGATTCCTATACAATATATGCTGATCCTTACtagatagataaaaggggattttgcgaaCCACAAtagtatattgcctcaaatgtggaaatcacctagttGCCCGCGCAGAACATGTTtgatatgccgtgcaatacaatgtatacaaaagatacgctgcgctaaggtgaaaatatcaatctgcaGTTTATTAATGCATACGcggtatactgaaaataccacataagcggcttatccagccacagcaaggcacaaaggatatatatatatatataaaacaagtgattttaaagtgcaatgtgtaaataatatactagatgcataccattagaatgagagtagtgattactgaactactacctgtatatataatggatgaaaaaaatcatttatatagtctgaaatttaccgtgtaaaaaaaaaaaaaaaattatatgaataaatatatcacagtgataagtgcaaaatacaacaaagtgccaagtgccacacaatgagtgtgaatatcaaatccaagatgtggtatgtgattattaaagtccaatatatgaaagaaatgcacataaagtccataaaaacagttcataaaaaatccaacgtccgtgcattaatcttagtgcttagtgctcagaattccatgctcaagtgccatccaatgacccccccggggacagctgctcacctcagagcgtgcgactcagctgtgagactgagtctaaacacgcttatgagccatcccacggctcagtgatggaatccagatacacagttttcagcagcaactccatagttaggaataaaggaaaagaaaaactgcatagtgtgatatcatttataaatatttattacaataaaagctccttacattagggtactcacatttgcaaggtgcgtgagtgcaccaatctgataacagtctccaaagtttgcctcaaagtttgcctgtcaggagggataagctgtgcatcgcatctcagtggagtgaaaggctccatgctccatcctggcccttcccctacgtgtgttcgacacagggtcacgtgtcttcatccccctgatgaagacacgtgtgGCTCGAGGTAAAGGCAGTGTCTCTGAGAATACCACCtcagaggtccttttcctcaatacAACCCCTAGGTCCCTGAAATTTTTAGGACGCTCCACCCTCCTTTTTCATTTGTTCCAATGTGTACCATGACAGTTGGGTCCTCTACAGCCTTGCTTAATCCGATCCGCGatatgccgaacccgagcgcccagtaaacAACATAACGGTTCACGGtttttgtgacagattgccctgtTCTTCAACATGGTTACAAAGGTGCCCTAAGACTGGCCTCTTCATGAGCTGCACAGGACATTCAGTAAAAACTTCAGCCAGGAGCATGCTGGGATATATTGCTTGACCAGGTATGGACAAATACAGTAACAATATTGAGTAGCCCAACTCTAAGGTATGGACAGAAAAAGAATGTGGCCTGCATGGGAGGGATATGTGAGATTTATATGGAGTAGTAACCAGTCCTGGGAGTTAGAGCAGGCTCGGATACAGATAGCTGTTGATGGCTACTGCCTAATGTAAATATTCAAATACTGCTATTGTCATAACTAATAAACCCtcaagctttttcaccttaatgcattctatgcttaaaattgaaaaacctcctgtgatgcagcaaccccccccccccccagagccccccttttacttacctgaactcggTCTTTCAAGCAACGAGGATGAgtacaccagctccagctggtgtctcaggtcatgattggctagattgatagtagcgcagccattggctcccgctgctgtcaatcaaatccaatcacgcgggagccgggggcagggccgagtcctgttgtctgtgtctgtgccgctgagggaccccagaagatgaggatcaggaccactctgtgcaaaaccaagtgcacagaggaggtaagtatgtgacttattttttaaaaaggaacctttagatatcctttaagaaTAAAGTTATTTTCATTTCTTCATATTCTCCTAGCTTGGAGAACTACATCTCCAGTACATAGACAACACTATAACTATAAATTTAGTTGGGCAAAAATGACagaccggcttctgttggaccgagtgccttacacatgggccgaatgtcgactGGGATTTATTGAACCTATTTATCGATGTCGGGCTTTAGGCTCAAGATTGATTGGACACAtttacaaatcatttggcaggtaaaacagctcccttatacTGTATGTAGTATGTACTGTATCTTCCTAGATTTTAGTATTGATCTAATTTTGTATGGCTAGCTTTATTCAAAGTGATGTATTTGTGAATGTTTCTTATAGCCTGCAGCACTATTAAAAAGTAGTTGACCTGTTTATTTTATTAATTGTAAATGTAATTAGATACGCTTGCAGTGCACTGCACAGTGTCCACAAGCCAATTAGCTTAAAATGGCTTGAAATATCATTGTACATTGTACAGATTCCTCTAATATCACGAATAACAGATTGTTACAGCACCCACAGTTATTGAGCAATATGTATGTAAAATTCAAACTTGGTTGAGTACTacactaagttaaaaaaaaaattatcttaaagtactgtatatctaaagccaaactaTTTTGTTTTTGGACAGAGTAGGAAGTGGTTATAACGCGtcagttattttttctttttctgtcccatctgggagatttaccttcacttcctgaacACATCAAGAAATGCAAAGAAGATCTTCTCTTAGACAGCCGTCACAGCTACAGGTGTCCCaactggaagatttcctctctattcctttctcagtgacaactcaaaattttggattttccctcaatTTCAAAAGTTACCAGGAAAAACAGAGAGGATGCATCCCCCAATTGGGACACAAACTGGAATAAAAGGCtgacagggttgataaccctttTCTATCTTATCCAAAACAAAAAGCTTTTCACACTATTTATTAAAAGAAACCAATCATGAGAGAAACCTAGTGGCTACCACTATAGaactcttctgaaaatgctagttgcctggctttcaTGCTGTTTATCCTCGGTACATTCAGTACGTGACTCATAACAAGTATGCAGGTAAAGACTGATTTTTTTTCGGACTTTATTTATCTGCAAGGAGCAAGTAATGGTGCTTAAGCATATGCTTAACTAATGTGCTGTCTTTAATGAAGTATGTTTACATTGTTACGGACAACCTATTTGACGATTGCTGGAAGTCATAAAAAAGGTAGGCTCCCAAGTCATTGAttacagttcagctttaaaatactgATAGGAAAAAAGTTCAATCTGTgtccactttgaatacccaatcatgtgtaagaAAAAAGAAGCCGGATTTGTGCTAAAATAGGATTGGTTGATTGCAGTGAACACAGCTTCATCATTTACTAAACACATTGACTATTCACTATTCCAAAGCGAATTGTCTCTTATTCTTAGTAAACTAACTAGTTTGTGACTTTAACTGTTTTACTACCAATGCCATAATATGGTGCTGCAATAAAGGGATATGAACAAACATTGTGTTAATCTACTTTTTACATGGCCAGCTTCTGTAACCCAGATACTGTGCTGCTCCCCGCTCCCCACTTGTCAGCAACCTTTTGATAGcaataataagtgaaaaaatgtataaaagagttaaaaaatatttaaatataaaatttaaatttaaaaaaatcttaaatGCCCCCCGCCCCCACAATTACATATGGATGTATGATGCCCTTGGATATATAAACAATGATTGCATGGCACGTATTAAGGCTATTATTTACAGTTACCTCATCAAGAGCTGGCAAGGGTTTTAAAGTGTGACCATCGGTATtatgtatttttactgaaaattattttagTTGTACTAATATTGTGCAACATGAAAAAACTGCATCTACCATGTTTTTATTCTATAGgtcatctgctttcagaaaatataaggtTTTGTGGTTTTACTGTGcaatttaacatgtgtgcaaaaaatgaagaAAGTTGCTCTGGCACTGAAATGGTAACCAATGACATGTAAGCTGAAATCCTTTTATTTGCAACCTGTTCAACGATCAAATTCTTCAGAGACAGCATTAGAATATTCCACCGGGCTTTACCAAGGATAATGAACTTTTTGTGTTCACAATACTGTTCATACAACCACACACACAATTTATCTAGTCTGCATTGGTGGATTCAGAATTCAGGACCCCAGAGTTGCATAACAGCAATGCCTCCATTGTTCTTTTATATTTTGctgaacaaaagcaaaaaaaagtgtatttttcataCAATAGAAACACCATTGGAGTGTTATACTTCCATCTATTAATATTACAATTGGTTGTAAGCACTTTTTTGTTTGCAAAATGCAGTTTTAAGTGCAATAATCTAAAATAACCAGTTTACTGAATTCCATTCTGTGAAAGTACACCTTTACTTTTTGATTGGTCACGAAAAGTAACTacactttacactttttttatGTCTAGGCGAGGATATTGGGTCtgtttgaaataaaaatgaaaagattgCAAAGTAAAAACAAATGTAAGTCATCTAACGTAGGTTACATATATCCCCATTAATACCTTGCATTTTTAAAAGAGCTAtgataattcatttttttaaatacgtTTTTATCTACAATTTTGAATACACGCTCATTCGCTGTATTTTAGTGCCACAGTCAACACTAAACCTCACTCACCTGACAAGAACAGAATTTGCTGGTTTGAAGGTATAACAAATCAGTATTTTCATAGGTACAGTAGTTTTGAGTATATAAGAAGTTTTTAAAATATTGCCTATGCGAGCAAATCCATTTGTACACATTTTCCCACTAGCAAATTTTAACTAAATGTGCATCTGTATAAGTGGATTccgtaaattaaaaaaatagttcaTATTGTGCTTTGATAAAGTGATCCATCCATTACTCTTCCAAGATCTCAGTAGAAGGTTGTGTCCTAGTTGGAAGTATAAAACATACtgcttaaaggaaacctgttatgACACAAACATTGGGACTGCTATTGCTGAACTCTTGAAAATGATAGTTTTCTGGCTATTGTGTGTTCTTTCTCCTATGCTTTTAAACGATTGATCCAGACAAAACTTCTGACTTatcagaaaaaaatattaatagtggGCACCTACTTTCTTTAAAGAATTCAAATCTAGTATAATAACTCTATATCCAACATTTGTGACTCCTACTTGTTTTGACTTCTCTTATCTGCATAAAGACAGTGACTCAATGTATTAAAGCTAGCTGATTAACATAACAGCCAGACAACTGTAATTTTCAAAAGGGGGTCAGTAATGGCAGAAACTACAGTATACTTCTCTGTGGCAGGTTACTTCTAGAAATTAGGAGAATGTGTTATCAAAGGCTAAAACATATGAAAAAACTGCATTGTTCCTTTTAACCTATATATGAACCTAAGAACAggtatttaatatattgcagcttaccagtccttagatttggttggggcattagttttcttttttaagggccagttcacaccacatgcagtccagtgcatttttttctgcatcaaaaatgcatggaatgtaggttatatggttttcaatggcatagttcacaccaatgcttgcagttccagtgtgttccagttccagaaaaaaaatgtagaacatgctgcattttttctgcactggactgtactggaacgatgtaaaacgcatcaaaaatgcactggaacgcacctaaatgcaccaaaaacgcaatgcaacacacttgtccttatttaaggttaagaaaaaagagggagggggggaaagcactggactgTATCAAAAACTCACCAAAatcgcactggaatgcatcaaaaacgagCATGCAGAAAAGTACCTGAAACGTAGgtagactgcatttctatggtgtgaactggcccttaggcaaAAAAACACATTGTCTGCATACCTTACATTTCTGTCTATCCTGCTGAAAATGTTGGGGGTGTAAATAGTCCAAATCAAGAGAGCAGCCTAGGGTTACAAAGCTTctcctccataaatacagtataAAAACAGCCACCATATCTAAAAACGGGTAAAGTATATTGTCTTGTTAGGCTAAGATACAGTTGAGAGTTTGTACATATAGGGGCTGGGTAAAACTTGGGAAAAGAATAATATAAGGTCCTACAatttcgagcaaaaaaaaaagaaataaacaccaGTAAATTAAAAAGGCTTTTACTGCCATGTAATGGCATTTTTTTATGAAATTATTTATTTTGTAAACATATACATCTACTTCTAGGATACTTCATCATGGCAAGATGGTACATAAATATTTTGTATTGTAAATCAGAGTACCTAGATTGACAAAGTCCGCTCTACCATAGTTAACAACTCTTAAAGCTTTTCTCATTGAAAACATTACAAAATTATGAAACTACTAAACTTTGTCACAAAGAAACACAAACTGCATACATAAACTTTGGTTTATTTCCTTTGAAGTAAGATAGAAAAGTTTTGGCAAACTGTTAACTCATTAACATACACATTGGGACTTTGGATAATAATACTTGAATTCAAAGAAAGAGGGACTTTCACATAATTTTTAGAATGTCCAGATTGTGAAATATTAGAATTAGCAAGAATGTTTTGAAAAAGCGACAGGTTGTCAAAAATTAGAGGTTAACGCAAACTGGCTGAACAGGAGTATTTCAAAAGAATGGCTTTTAGGCAGGTGTGCTTTTAGGTTACGTAATCTTTACAAGACCAGTAAACACAAAAACTTGACTTACAACaacaatcaaaataaataaataaataattaagtaAAATATTTGCAAACACATACAGTATAGTTTCAGGTCCTAAATGCCCTTTCATTTCTGAATCTCATGGAAGATATACCCCTTTCCTCTCTGAGCTTGCCCCATTTAAATCCACTACAGGCAGCCTTTTCTCAGCCTGATAAAGATGAAAACATGACTGCAAATAATAAATGTAACGTAATAGCATACTACATCAGGTCTTGTATTTATATGACAACTCTTACTTACAGATTTGTTGATGTTGCTAGCATATTTATACATAAAATAAATGGAATAGTGTATATGTACAGCCAAAACTTTTGGATAAATTGAGGAAGGATTGGAACCCCtgataggtttttattgctgcctgtgtccctgctggggagattaacTTTTTATATTTATCCTGGTAACCAGTCATCAAGACAATGTCTACCTAGgctaggaagtgaagggaagtctccccacaAGGTCAAAGATCGCAAAAACAAAAACAGGGATGTTACCTTCTGTATCCGAAACTTAAAGCCCAACTGGGCTGGGTAAAGTAAAGATCCTCCCTTGCATTGGAGCTGCACCTGAACGGCAGAGGTTCAGAGGATTAGAGGCGGCTGGAGCCTACAGTAGCAGAAGATTAGGTAAGTGCTTTACCTGGTCCCCCTAGACAGAaaggagcagttaacccttgcattgTGAGGGCAGTCCCACTGCAAGGAAGGACTTTTTGGGAGTTcggctttgaaaaaaaaaccaaaaaacttttGGCCATACATAACTTTCAGATCTCTCAGCAGCCAGGTCCCAGTGGGATTGGTGCTGACAGGTCCTGCCTGCTCTCTGCAGAATGACACTTGTTTATGTGTAGAGTCAGTCCAGGGGAGCTGAAGAAGGCAGTGGGGCAAAGTTCACAGGGGAAGATCTGCTGACCACCTTCAGCCACCAGAGCTTCTTCTAGAGGAAGCAGCAGCTCTTCTCTCACCGCATGCCATAGCCTGTGCTTGTCTCTGATGTCCATGGAAGGGAAGTGAACCCCACAAAGGGCACAGGGGTAGGTGAGCTGTCCCCTGTCTATAGGGTTGTAGGGCTGGTGGGTGATGAGGTGTTTGCGGAGGTAGGCATGTCTCCGGAATCTCTTGTGACAGTACGGGCAGTGAAAAGCCTCCTCCTCGTTACTTTCCTCAGGTGTGGGCTGTGAGCCCGGAGGGTGGCTGTCCTCCCGGCTTGGGGTGCGCAGGAGCGGAGCGGTCAGGGGGGAGCTGTCCACACTCAGGTGGTGCTGAACCCGGGAGCTGTCCACACTCTGGTGGTGCTGAACCCTGGAGCTGTCCACAATCTGGTGGTTCTGAACCCGGGAGCTGTCCACAATCTGGTGGTTCTGAACCCTGGAGCTGTCCACATTCTGGTGGTGCTGAACCCTGGAGTTGTCCACATTCTGGTGGTGCTGAACCCTGGAGTTGTCCGTACTCTGGTGGTTTTGAACCCTGGAGTTGTCCACATTCTGGTGGTGCTGAACCCGGGAGTTGTCCACACTCTGGTGGTGCTGACCCCGACCGCTCTGCTCTATCAGGCTGATCGCAGCTCCTCTCCCGTTGCTGTTCTCTTTCCCCTCCAGCGGCATCTGAACTTTCTTCCCCACCTCGCTCCCCATGGTCCGTGGCTTGTGCCACCTTCTATGGGACGCCAGGTTGGCCGGGCAGCTGAATACCTTATCACATTCCGGGCACCTATACTCCACCCGGACTATCCTGGAGCACTTATGCTGAGCCAGAGCAAAGGGGTCCGGGTACTGCTCCTTACACAGCTGACAGATGAACTCCCCCAGTGGGGGGCGCTTGCCCAGGGGGCTGCGGGAAGTGACAGAGGGCTCCTCTGCCTTGATCTTCAAGCCCAGCACCGGGGAGGTGGTGACCTCATCGGGGAAGTGGAGCTTCCTGCTGGCTTTGTGCTTCTTGGATGGGACCTTGATGGACCTGGCCGCTTCTTTGGCATGCAGCTTGGTCTCCTGGGGGGTGATGAAGGGATTGTGATGTTGGGAGATGAGTTTCTCCATGGAGGAGAAGGCAGCGCTCACAGGGAAGGATTCTGCTGTCGCCGGAGAGCTGAGATATCTCTTAAAAAAAGTCTTCTTCATCTCCAGCCCCACAGGTTGTACAGGGCTGTATGGAAGGCTGATCCGGGCTTTCTCTAAGCCTCCTCCAGCTTTCAAAGGGGGGGCTACACTGGGCACTTGCTGGGGTGCATCTTCAGCAGGTGGTTGCTTCTCACGATCAATCCCCTCTGAACATGTGGGCACCATGGGGCTGTAAGGTGCCAACACGTTCATGATGGGAAAATCCTGGGCTGAGCCATTGTCCTCACAAGGGATCCTGTATGAGCCGCATGCTTTCCTATTCCTCTTCACTAGGAATCCCCTCGGCATTATGCAGCAGCTTGGGGCACAGGCATCAGACACGGCCGGCAGATGGGAGGGGGACAGTTGTGTCTTCATAGCATCGATCACTCAGCATTTATAGCCGCTCCTGCTCAATGCAAGCCATGCACCTCTAAGCGATaaaccttcagccaatcaggagttggAGTTAAGCTGCTGGGCGAGGCTTGAGTACCAAAATCAATGTGGTCCTGTCAAAAGCAGTTATGTGTAAAGAATGGGCATGCTATGTGATGGTTCAATCAACTCATTTCTAGGTGTGATAAGGGACCAGCTTTATATCAGATGATTGAGGCTGGTCCctatagggctcatttacactgcaATCCAGAGTTCAGTTCTGTTCTTGCACTTAGGTGCGAATGTAATGCATTATTTGGCATTTGTATGCTTTTTGTTTCTACTGAGTTGCATTTACATGTGTTTGCAGTGTTTTCAGTTGCATTCcggtataatttttattttatttactaatgTATGCTGTTGGCatttaaatacatacatttttcccCATATGCATTTGaactgcatttaaaaatacattcaaCTGCATCTGGTGTAAGGCTCGGCTCACACTGTTGCAGGTGGTGCAGCTCACGTTTGCACAGGCGCAGCAG
This Aquarana catesbeiana isolate 2022-GZ linkage group LG13, ASM4218655v1, whole genome shotgun sequence DNA region includes the following protein-coding sequences:
- the INSM2 gene encoding insulinoma-associated protein 2 produces the protein MKTQLSPSHLPAVSDACAPSCCIMPRGFLVKRNRKACGSYRIPCEDNGSAQDFPIMNVLAPYSPMVPTCSEGIDREKQPPAEDAPQQVPSVAPPLKAGGGLEKARISLPYSPVQPVGLEMKKTFFKRYLSSPATAESFPVSAAFSSMEKLISQHHNPFITPQETKLHAKEAARSIKVPSKKHKASRKLHFPDEVTTSPVLGLKIKAEEPSVTSRSPLGKRPPLGEFICQLCKEQYPDPFALAQHKCSRIVRVEYRCPECDKVFSCPANLASHRRWHKPRTMGSEVGKKVQMPLEGKENSNGRGAAISLIEQSGRGQHHQSVDNSRVQHHQNVDNSRVQNHQSTDNSRVQHHQNVDNSRVQHHQNVDSSRVQNHQIVDSSRVQNHQIVDSSRVQHHQSVDSSRVQHHLSVDSSPLTAPLLRTPSREDSHPPGSQPTPEESNEEEAFHCPYCHKRFRRHAYLRKHLITHQPYNPIDRGQLTYPCALCGVHFPSMDIRDKHRLWHAVREELLLPLEEALVAEGGQQIFPCELCPTAFFSSPGLTLHINKCHSAESRQDLSAPIPLGPGC